The DNA region TTCAGAGCTTACTTCTGTTATTTAAGTAATCATTCCTTGATCACTTATTCTGTAGAAAGGAATTGTTTGCATTTTACAATTGAAATGGACTATGATGAAAAGAATTTTATTGTACATCCAAGACAGCCCTAAGAAAACATTTACCAAATTGGATACTTACCTCTTGGGATGCTattgttcaaattgaatttatattcattGTGTCTTCTTCTACCAATTGGCATTTttagaaaatgtaattttgttaaattacgTTAAGTAATGAAATTAAATGTTTCTGAATCTGACATTGAATTACATCTGAGCCATAGTTTTTTACTACGGTTGCCATGTATCTTATTTTTCAGCTAGAGAAAGGTGTAGATGGGTTGTTTGATAGCTTTGCAAGGTTAGATTCGCGTATATCAAGTGTTGGACAGACTGCTGCTAAAATAGGAGATCATCTACAGGTACGTGTGTTTTATGGGTTGCTTTATATTTCTAATCGTGTTCATACTTGTTCTTGTtgtatttgtataattatatcgTTAATTTATTTGGATTTATGTTTCTGTTTGGATGGTTTTTTATTGTCAGAGTGCAGATGCTCAGCGCGTAACTGCTAGTCAAACAATTGACCTCATTAAGGTACCATCGACcttaaaatttggttgaaattgaatcaaatttcttAGCAAGTCTATAGTCCTCTTTGGAAGAATCTTTTTCTAACTTTATTAGTCTGTTTCCTCTTTTACCTATATTTGAGATTCTTTCCTTGTAGAAGCCATTAAGTAGAGCTGCTTGTATTAAATTCTGTGTAATGAGGTTTTTCCCTTTAGCTTTTTGTGATAATAACTTGTtcgttgttttttaaaattgcatTAACATTCTGTCACCATAATCCTGCAGTACTTGATGGAGTTTAATAGCAGCCCAGGTGACCTAATGGAACTTTCACCATTATTTTCTGATGACAGTCATGTTGCTGAGGCTGCATCAATTGCAGAAAAATTGCGTAAGTTGGCGTTTTATTTCACAGGATAAATTTATGTCTGTTTTTTTCTTGGCATGATGTTCACTCTATTcttgtgactttttttttttcatgatccctactaattttttttttttgctgctATAATCAGTGAGTGAGACATCTTTGTCTGTTTTGCAAGTTAGCATCTTTGTCCATGACATCATATGACATATTTGCTGATTTGACTGTGTTTGTCTATCCTGTCCATGCCTCTACTGGACTGCTTATAAGATTGGTGAAATAAACATTTGTTCCAGAACATGTGTCTCtcattgttttaaaaatgagAGAGATGACTGATTTTACTTGTGGTAATATTGGAGACAGGAGAGAGATGGAGAAGTAATGGTTTGTTTGTGGTAATATTGGTTGATACCCAATAGGAAAGTTATGATATGTTTAATAGTAAGATTGGTTGATGCTCAATAGCAGAGATGAAAGTTATGATACCTTTTAATAGCAAAGAAATTGATCTTGTGTCTGGGTTAATATTTTCTGATATGTATTTTACATCTTTCAgcctaatgaaaaattaatgccTTTGCTACTCTGTTGATTTCAGGGTCATTTGCTGAGGAAGATATTAGAAGACAAGGCATAGCAGATATTGGACATGCAACTGCCAGCAGAGGATTAGAAGTTGCTGTCGCTAACCTTCAAGATTATTGCAATGGTATGTTCTCTATAAGAAAATGAGGTTACTGCAATGGTACAGCTACTTCTGGTGTAACTtcttattagttttaattttctttaggATGGTCCATTTGATGCACTATCATAGAAAAATGAATCATTTTTGGCTAATTGTGGGCAATCACGGATGCACACCATCTTCATATATGGAACATTGTGTTCTCacaatgtatatttatatttatgcaaAAGACCATTTCAGCCTCTAACAGATTCTTTCCCGTACGGGTCTCTCTTTTCTGCCTACCATACACCTTAAAATACTGTTGGTTTCTGGACAAGTGAATTGCTTCCAAATGAGTCTTGtctttatgtttttatttataaatttcttcatggatttatttttattaaattcttttttccattttcttttgctccctatgttatttttctttgacattcttttttattcatGTAGATATGGGTTGGAAAATTTTTTTGACAGAGTCCGCTTTCTGTTAGATGGTATTCCTTTCCTTGCAATTACTaagttttgtgttttatatttctttGTGTAGAACTGGAGAACAGATTGTTAACTCGATTTGATGCAGCATCGCAGAGAAGAGAATTGTCTACCATGGCTGAATGtgctaaaattttatctcaggTGATTCTTTTTTCAAGTGACTTCATTGGTCAAGCTCTTCCCTTCCCTACTTTTCGTCTCGCTCCATTTCTGTTGTCTTCTTTTCCTTGATACACATGAATGAAAAGAAGTCAATTATTTCTCTACTTTGCATAATTTAAAGGATGTTTTCAGATTAATAGGCTTGGATTTGGCATCGTTAATAGTCTTCTAATCAGAAGATGGAGCTTTTGCAGTTGGTTTTGAGCTTTTACTTACAGTGATCCCTATCAAGCCCTTACCTATTCTACTGTGTATTTCTATGCTATCGGAACAAACAAAAACCTTTTTTTCACTACCGGCTTTCTTCTGTGTGGTCTTACTTGTATCAAATCTTATTTGTTTctaatttaatatcacattGCAATACAGTTTAACAGGGGTAATAGTGCTATGCAACATTATGTGGCAACACGTCCTATGTTTATTGATGTGGAGGTCATGAATGCAGACATCAGATTAGTTCTAGGTGATCAGGCTTCTCAAGCTAGTCCCAGCAATGTTGCCCGTGGACTTTCTTCCTTGTACAAAGAAATTACAGGTTTGGTGGATAATCATTGATCTGAAATCCTGATCGAATTTTTTCAGATTTGCTATATCATTGTTGTTTTCATTGCAGATACTGTGCGGAAAGAAGCGGCTACCATTACAGCTGTGTTTCCTTCACCTAATTATGTCATGTGTATTCTTGTTCAGGTACCCTGTAGAAAATTGATCTTCATTTGTTTAATGTtttacatttcttctttttaccTTGCATCCTGTAAGTACATTCAAATTCAGATATAAAATAGCAAATTGTGTTGgcaaattatcaataatatctgTTTCTTCTCCATGCCACATGTAGCGAGTTTTGGAGCAGCGAGTTACAGCCATTCTGGATAAATTGTTGGTGAAGCCATCTCTTGTGAACCTACCACCTACGGAAGAAGGCGGACTTCTATTAGTGAGTAGAATTACTGGGCTGTATTAATTTTGCAAATGCAAGTTTACAAcgattatcaaattttaatttttttttctttatttgactTGAGGCTTCAGTATCTTAGAATGCTAGCGGTGGCATATGAGAAGACACATGATCTTGCTAGAGACCTACGAGCCATGGGATGTGGTGATTTGGATATTGAGGGTAATGAATTGATTATTAAGATAAACATTTCCTTAACTTCTCTCGTACAGCTAGTAATCTATTGCTGAGTGAAATATTTGTTTGCATTTGGATATAATGGTAAATATAGATGACCTTGTCATTGTGTTGCATGTCATCTTTATAGGTATAAACAGAATGTGTTATGGAACTGTTTGATAAAGAATAGGAGATTATGAGATAAGAAAGAGATTTTACATCAAGGTTTGGCTTGGTAAATCGACTAACAAATTCTTATAGCATCTGTAGTAGTAtggatataataatagatattgGAGAAAGAAGGCCTATTTAAGTTTTTGGTGTATTGATGAAATCCTTGCTTAtggatttatttcattttgcTAAATTCCGTTGTTTCAGGCGTCACAGAATGCCTTTTTACTGCTCAGAAGGAAGAATATCCCGAGCATGAGCAAGCTTCTCTCAGACAATTATATCAAGCAAAGGTTTGCATCAGTTCCATCAATATTGATCAGAATCACTAATCATTTGCCTCCAAGGCTATAAGTAGAATAATCCTTGCAGATGGAAGAATTGCGTGCTGAAAGCCAACAGCTCTCAGAATCAACAGCATCAATTGGGCGCTCTAAAGGAGCTTCAATAGCTTCTCAGCAGCAAATATCTGTTACAGTTGTCACGGAGTCTGTGCGCTGGAATGAAGAAGCGATATCTAGATGCACTTTGTTTTCATCTCAGGTAATATATATACTCCTGCAATTGATATTAcgatatttataatttatgatcCTATACAAGATGTCTGCCAAACGTGGTTTTCATGATAGAAAATTCAGATTTCCTTGATAAACCTATCTTGAAAATGGCTGTCATCCTACGGTGTGTATAACTAAACAACATAAATGCTACTCTGAAATATCCTGTTTTCCCTTTACTTCAACTATGTTAGAGGAGCATTAGATGACTAAAAGTGTCTGTTTGAGATGTGCTGTATAAAGTAGCAGATGCCTTGGGATACAACAAAAGCAATagaattgaatgaaaataaactGTAAGCATAGAAAGAATGATGATACTCGAgatggaaatttgaaaaaaaaaattgcagtaAATTTATGGTCGATCACATAGAAAGAATGGATATTTGTGTGTTCTGAATTTTTCGAATATTATGTGCATTATATTGCTAATTGATTTTTGCATGCCTGATAGCCGGCCACCCTTGCAGCCAATGTAAAAGCAGTGTTTACTTGCCTTCTGGATCAAGTAAGTTGGTTAACAAAATGCATTGATTTTCCAGAATTTTGTAATAGGCacttaaatatttgttttacagGTAAATCAGTATATAACAGAGGGGCTTGAACGGGCTAGAGACAGCCTCACTGAAGCTGCGGCTTTGAGGGAAAGGTTTGTGCTGGGCACAAGTGTTAGTAGAAGAGtggctgctgctgctgcttctGCTGTAACTACATAATCACTCCCTATTTACGAATTCTGTAATATGATATGCatgtataatatatgtatagtttACCTGGAAAATTGTTGCATAATGGAGATTGATTGGTTGATGTTAGGCAgaagctgctgctgctgctggtgAAAGCAGTTTCAGATCTTTCATGGTTGCAGTACAGCGTTGTGGTAGTAGTGTGGCAATAGTTCAACAAGTATGTTGTTTTGTGTTTATATCCTTTACACACTGTCAAATTAACTAGTCAGAGTTTGGGAAACCAATTTGAAGTGAATTTATATCTTCAGTACTTTGCGAATTCTATATCTCGGCTTTTATTACCTGTGGATGGTGCACATGCTTCTTCATGCGAAGAAATGGCAACGGCTATGTCCAGTGCAGAGGCTGCTGCTTATAAAGGACTTCAACAATGCATTGAAACTGTGATGGCAGAGGTCAGCTATCAACATTTGATTTATTACTCTATTAGatccatttttttaatgtttttgtggATCATAACACTTGACACAAGTGTATTAGACTATTAGCATCATGCTTCTAAGTAGTTGGTATATTTGTTGTTTGTAATTTCTTCTTTCTGTGCTTTATGCTCTATGATTTTCTACCTCATATCAAATACTTCCTGGTAAATCTCCTGTGCAGGTGGAGCGTTTGCTCTCAGCGGAACAAAAGGCAACAGATTATCGATCGCCTGATGATGGAATTGCTCCTGATCATCGTCCAACCAATGCTTGCACAAGGTTTGTGCTGCTAGACAAACTTGTTCTTTCAACCATAATGCTGATACCTGAGGGAGTTAGGACACTGCATGGTTGAacttaatattatcatatgtgTTCTAATGCCAcatattcaaattttacattttgttaGATGTTCGTTGATAACCTAATTTCTACATTGATAATATGTTGTATAGTCTCTGTCCTATCTTGTACTTTTGGGTAATGTGATCAAAACACGACATTTCATTTACTTCTGGTTTTTTATGCCAAATAacattctcttctttcttttttagaGTTGTTGCTTACCTTTCCCGTGTGCTTGAGGCTGCTTTCACAGCACTAGAGGGTCTTAACAAACAAGCATTTCTAACTGAACTGGTATGATCTTTTTTGCTGTCTAAGATTCCTATTTATTATGTACAATTGCTTTGAAATTCCTAGCCATGGTTGTTTGTGTGAACAAGTTACCATGCTTTTGGTAAATAAACATGATTTGTCTGTTTGATTTGGATGAATGGATTTCATCCAATGAAAAAGAGTGCCTTTAATAACTcatcaagataatatttcttCTATCGATTTATATACATCATAACCACTTGTACCAATTCCGTGTTAAAGCAATGTGATGTGTTTCTATTACTGTTTCATTTCTTTAATATGAGCTACTTTTCTCCCTCAAGTGGTGGGTGATGGTAATATAGTTTTTCAGAAATTAGGCAATGGTATCCATGAACAGAGTTTGAAGCGTTAATATGGTGATATTCATTGTTCCAGGGAAACCGTTTGCATAAAGGCCTGCTTAATCACTGGCAAAAGTTCACTTTTAATCCCAGGTAATGCTAAATAGTCCAGTTTCTGCATTGTTAATTTCTAGTAGGTAAATATGAATGGACTTGTGGCTAGAGTTTATAAGAAGAAACTCAACATTGTAataagttataatttttattttttttcggTTTTGTCTTAAGAATACCTGTCTCCACATGGTAGAACTTTCGGTCAGTTGAGTTCATGTATTAATTTTGGATGGCTTGATTGAATTGCTAGAGAAATAAAGAAAGGTATCACTTGCGTAGGTTGTGTTACATGcaatttatttatagaatttacatcgaaaaaagaaacatcaatgagaatataaaattttagatttttaagatGGATTTGCATTTTTCCAACACGACATAGATACGTGACTAACCTTTTTGGAATTATGTCTTTCTCTTTTGTCAATGTATATACCTTGGGTATGGCATgctctattaattaattaatattaatataatgcaTATTTTACCTCTATATCACGTGCAATCAGGATTGttaagtcaaaataaaaatttttgtgaCTACACCTCTATGAAGTTATGACCtcattgtaattaaattattttggtcCCGATGATATGACTATAGAGAGGTTTTGCtgtataaagaaaaatttagattatgttagctgaaaaaataatattatttctttaatgaGACATGGTCAATGAGTAATTTATGGTGAATTATACCAGTTGCCATCATACATATAGCATACAGTAAGAGAACAACTGCACAGAGTTTCACATCAGCATACACAGTTTGGTCAGAGTGACTTTTCTGTCTCTCGTTCCAGTTGCTAGTTCCTATGGCTTGCTGTGCTATGCATCTATCTTAGAGATTTTGGATTTTCTTATTCTTGATGACTTCTGGTAGATATAACCTGTGTTCGATCATCGGTGAAAACAAAAATGTGTTCTcggttcaaaattttttattcgttTTATTTCAGTTATTAATAATATGGTGCCTTCTATTGCACTACCAAGTTATttcatatctttatattttgtgtttctCTTCTATCTCTGATTTGCTTTTGCAGTGGGGGATTGCGCCTGAAGCGTGACATAACTGAATATGGAGAATTTGTGTGCAGTTTTAATGCTCCATCTGTTGATGAGAAATTTGAATTGTTGGGCATGTAAGTTGCAAACAGTTTACAATGTTTTCAGATTGTCATTGAGTATTTTCTAtctcattttactaataaaatgtcGGTCTCCAGTATGGCCAATGTCTTCATTGTTGCTCCTGAAAGCCTCTCCACCTTGTTTGAGGGAACCCCCAGTATTCGAAAAGATGCACAAAGGTATGTTGTTGCAATTGCACATGTTGTATGCATGAAAACACTGTACAGATTACTATTAGAGCTGAATTTTTAGAGCATATCAGGTGATATTTTTTGggacaaattttctttttgatgtgTGAtggtaaataaatttattgtttacaaCTCACAAGTTATGAGCACATGCCTTTTCCATTCATTGTGAGTTGATTTAGAACTGATAAGGAATGATAAAATC from Mangifera indica cultivar Alphonso chromosome 8, CATAS_Mindica_2.1, whole genome shotgun sequence includes:
- the LOC123223789 gene encoding exocyst complex component SEC10b-like, with the translated sequence MKESRDGIGNDRISKSSSPLILDLDDFKGDFSFDALFGSLVNELLPSFQEEEPDSVDGHGNISGSDALPNGHKQAPSDAIKFAQGLSVPAPLFPEVDALTSLFKDSCRELINLRKQIDGRLHNLKKELSIQDSKHRKTLSELEKGVDGLFDSFARLDSRISSVGQTAAKIGDHLQSADAQRVTASQTIDLIKYLMEFNSSPGDLMELSPLFSDDSHVAEAASIAEKLRSFAEEDIRRQGIADIGHATASRGLEVAVANLQDYCNELENRLLTRFDAASQRRELSTMAECAKILSQFNRGNSAMQHYVATRPMFIDVEVMNADIRLVLGDQASQASPSNVARGLSSLYKEITDTVRKEAATITAVFPSPNYVMCILVQRVLEQRVTAILDKLLVKPSLVNLPPTEEGGLLLYLRMLAVAYEKTHDLARDLRAMGCGDLDIEGVTECLFTAQKEEYPEHEQASLRQLYQAKMEELRAESQQLSESTASIGRSKGASIASQQQISVTVVTESVRWNEEAISRCTLFSSQPATLAANVKAVFTCLLDQVNQYITEGLERARDSLTEAAALRERFVLGTSVSRRVAAAAASAAEAAAAAGESSFRSFMVAVQRCGSSVAIVQQYFANSISRLLLPVDGAHASSCEEMATAMSSAEAAAYKGLQQCIETVMAEVERLLSAEQKATDYRSPDDGIAPDHRPTNACTRVVAYLSRVLEAAFTALEGLNKQAFLTELGNRLHKGLLNHWQKFTFNPSGGLRLKRDITEYGEFVCSFNAPSVDEKFELLGIMANVFIVAPESLSTLFEGTPSIRKDAQRFIQLREDYKSAKLAIRLSSLWTS